The following coding sequences lie in one Stenotrophomonas rhizophila genomic window:
- the hppD gene encoding 4-hydroxyphenylpyruvate dioxygenase, with the protein MQVTTFENPMGIDGFEFVEFAAPAGRAAELHDYFRKMGFTAVLRHKRRAITVYRQGDVNFLVNEEPDSFASDFAEKHGPCACGFAIRFQKPGDEVFQMALGNGAEAIDFKPDSKAVPAPVIKGIGDCMLYLVDRYGANGSMFDTDYAPIEGVNQRPTGFGLTFIDHLTHNLYFGNMQQWSDYYERLFNFREIRYFDIKGLKTGLVSKAMTAPDGIVRIPLNESSDPKSQINEYLDAYKGEGIQHIACFTDNIYDTVEAMRAQGVEFLDTPDTYFDVIDMRVPGHGEDVARLARNKILIDADPETKQRKLLQIFTTNCIGPIFFEIIQRKGNEGFGEGNFTALFESIERDQMKRGVL; encoded by the coding sequence ATGCAGGTCACCACCTTCGAGAACCCGATGGGCATCGACGGGTTCGAGTTTGTCGAGTTCGCCGCGCCGGCCGGCCGCGCCGCCGAACTGCACGACTACTTCCGCAAGATGGGCTTCACCGCCGTGCTGCGCCACAAGCGCCGCGCCATCACCGTGTACCGCCAGGGTGACGTCAACTTCCTGGTCAACGAAGAACCCGATTCGTTCGCCTCGGACTTCGCTGAAAAGCACGGCCCGTGCGCCTGTGGTTTCGCCATCCGCTTCCAGAAGCCGGGTGACGAGGTGTTCCAGATGGCGCTGGGCAACGGCGCCGAAGCGATCGACTTCAAGCCGGACAGCAAGGCCGTGCCGGCCCCGGTCATCAAGGGCATCGGCGACTGCATGCTGTACCTGGTGGACCGCTATGGCGCCAACGGCAGCATGTTCGATACCGACTACGCGCCGATCGAAGGCGTCAACCAGCGCCCGACCGGGTTCGGCCTGACCTTCATCGACCACCTCACCCACAACCTGTACTTCGGCAACATGCAGCAGTGGTCGGACTACTACGAGCGCCTGTTCAACTTCCGCGAGATCCGCTACTTCGACATCAAGGGCCTCAAGACCGGCCTGGTGTCCAAGGCGATGACTGCCCCGGACGGCATCGTGCGCATCCCGCTCAACGAATCGTCCGATCCGAAGAGCCAGATCAACGAATACCTGGACGCCTACAAGGGCGAGGGCATCCAGCACATCGCCTGCTTCACCGACAACATCTACGACACCGTCGAGGCGATGCGTGCGCAGGGCGTGGAGTTCCTGGACACCCCGGACACCTACTTCGACGTGATCGACATGCGCGTGCCGGGCCATGGCGAAGACGTGGCGCGCCTGGCCAGGAACAAGATCCTGATCGACGCCGATCCGGAAACCAAGCAGCGCAAGCTGCTGCAGATCTTCACCACCAACTGCATCGGCCCGATCTTCTTCGAGATCATTCAGCGCAAGGGCAACGAAGGCTTCGGCGAAGGCAACTTCACCGCGCTGTTCGAGAGCATCGAACGCGACCAGATGAAGCGCGGCGTGCTGTAA
- the hmgA gene encoding homogentisate 1,2-dioxygenase: protein MSTSITARGYQTGFGNEFATEAVPGALPVGRNSPQRVAHGLYAEQLSGTAFTAPRGSNRRSWVYRIRPAVAHGEFTAYAQPHLHGDFAAGAVSPNQLRWDPLPLPGTPTDFIDGLYTMGGNGAPDAHHGVGIHLYAANADMQGRYFYNADGELLIVPQLGRLRLLTELGVVEIEPQQVAVIPRGVRFRVELPDGQARGYICENFGALLKLPDLGPIGSNGLANPRDFETPQAAFENIEGDFELIAKFGGQLWRAPIGHSPLDVVAWHGNYAPYRYDLRRFNTIGSISHDHPDPSIFLVLHSPSDTPGTSNMDFAIFPPRWLVAQDTFRPPWFHRNIASEFMGLIHGAYDAKAAGFVPGGASLHNCMSGHGPDAATFDKASAADLSKPDVIKDTMAFMFETRGVIRPTAQAMDAEHRQRDYQQCWQGLKANFTA from the coding sequence ATGAGCACCTCCATCACCGCCCGCGGTTACCAGACCGGCTTCGGCAACGAGTTCGCCACCGAGGCCGTCCCCGGCGCGCTGCCGGTAGGGCGCAACTCGCCACAGCGGGTGGCGCATGGCCTGTACGCCGAACAGCTGTCGGGCACTGCGTTCACCGCACCGCGCGGCAGCAACCGGCGCAGCTGGGTGTACCGGATCCGCCCGGCGGTGGCGCACGGTGAGTTCACTGCCTACGCCCAGCCGCACCTGCACGGCGACTTCGCCGCGGGGGCGGTGTCGCCCAACCAGCTGCGCTGGGACCCGCTGCCGCTGCCCGGCACCCCCACCGATTTCATCGATGGCCTGTACACCATGGGCGGCAACGGCGCGCCCGACGCGCACCATGGCGTGGGCATCCACCTGTACGCGGCCAACGCCGACATGCAGGGCCGCTACTTCTACAACGCCGACGGCGAGCTGCTGATCGTGCCGCAGCTGGGTCGCCTGCGCCTGCTCACCGAGCTGGGCGTGGTCGAGATCGAGCCGCAGCAGGTGGCGGTGATCCCGCGTGGCGTGCGCTTCCGGGTTGAACTGCCCGACGGCCAGGCTCGTGGCTACATCTGCGAGAACTTCGGCGCCCTGCTGAAGCTGCCTGACCTGGGGCCCATCGGCTCCAACGGCCTGGCCAACCCGCGCGATTTCGAAACGCCGCAGGCTGCCTTCGAAAACATCGAGGGGGACTTCGAGTTGATCGCCAAGTTCGGCGGCCAGCTGTGGCGCGCGCCCATCGGGCACTCGCCGCTGGACGTGGTCGCCTGGCACGGCAACTACGCGCCGTACCGCTATGACCTGCGCCGCTTCAACACCATCGGCTCGATCAGCCACGACCATCCGGATCCGTCGATCTTCCTGGTGCTGCATTCGCCCAGCGACACCCCGGGGACCAGCAACATGGACTTCGCCATCTTCCCGCCGCGCTGGCTGGTGGCGCAGGACACGTTCCGGCCGCCGTGGTTCCACCGCAACATCGCCAGCGAGTTCATGGGCCTCATCCACGGTGCCTACGACGCCAAGGCGGCCGGCTTCGTGCCCGGGGGCGCCTCGCTGCACAACTGCATGAGCGGGCACGGCCCGGACGCGGCCACGTTCGACAAGGCCTCGGCGGCTGACCTGAGCAAACCGGACGTGATCAAGGACACCATGGCCTTCATGTTCGAAACCCGTGGGGTGATCCGCCCGACCGCGCAGGCCATGGACGCCGAGCACCGGCAGCGCGATTACCAGCAGTGCTGGCAGGGCCTGAAGGCGAACTTCACCGCGTGA
- a CDS encoding pentapeptide repeat-containing protein, translating to MSATLPHASLNLLHEAAISLRLPARSRFVGEHIEGLHLRGVSLEAPLFERCTLERTVLEGCDMSEVRFFARTVMDACQFTRVDFRASGLNDTVFRGCVFDTCDFRQSRFDACVLDGCTFINCRIVDTGMPAHATTGCRFEGVLKDVRFVAAGAPALLDADFSACVLDYVSFENCRLDNVIPPRDPRHVFLPDIAARARRALEALSAAPADAATKVLTRRLRRYAQMQGDILNLDNLRHVEEPAVAEALIAALAAP from the coding sequence GTGAGCGCGACCTTGCCGCACGCGTCACTGAACCTGTTGCACGAGGCGGCCATCTCGTTGCGGCTGCCTGCCAGATCGCGTTTTGTTGGTGAGCATATCGAGGGTCTGCACCTGCGCGGCGTCAGCCTGGAAGCGCCGCTGTTCGAGCGCTGCACGCTGGAGCGTACCGTCTTGGAGGGCTGCGATATGTCCGAGGTGCGGTTCTTCGCGCGCACCGTGATGGACGCCTGCCAGTTCACCCGTGTCGACTTTCGCGCCAGTGGCCTCAATGACACCGTGTTTCGCGGCTGCGTCTTCGACACCTGCGATTTCCGCCAGAGCCGTTTCGATGCCTGCGTGCTCGACGGCTGCACCTTCATCAACTGCCGGATCGTCGACACCGGCATGCCGGCACACGCCACCACCGGCTGCCGGTTCGAGGGCGTGCTGAAGGACGTGAGGTTTGTTGCCGCCGGCGCACCGGCCTTGCTGGATGCGGACTTCAGCGCCTGCGTTCTGGACTACGTGTCCTTCGAGAACTGCCGGCTGGATAACGTCATTCCGCCACGCGATCCGCGCCATGTTTTCCTGCCGGATATCGCCGCACGTGCGCGCCGGGCGTTGGAGGCGTTGTCCGCGGCACCGGCCGATGCCGCCACCAAGGTGCTCACGCGCCGCCTTCGCCGCTACGCGCAGATGCAGGGCGACATCCTGAATCTGGACAACCTGCGCCATGTAGAAGAACCGGCGGTGGCAGAGGCGTTGATTGCGGCGCTGGCTGCACCCTGA